One segment of Coffea arabica cultivar ET-39 chromosome 7c, Coffea Arabica ET-39 HiFi, whole genome shotgun sequence DNA contains the following:
- the LOC113698027 gene encoding uncharacterized protein has product MASDIGKSATATMPAGTENLSSSGTGDGDASDFECNICFDIAQDPIVTLCGHLYCWPCLFRWLRHHSHSHECPVCKALIQEEKLVPLYGRGRTATDPRSKPVPGVEIPDRPAGQRPQTAPPPHPHPDSANFLNFGLGLAGGFLPVMTAGFGSFAMLAGFGGILPSMFSFQIHGFPTAPVYGTGSGYPHTYPGGYYHGANVPRAPMTPQGSQAEDNKLLILLLIILSLVVLSLIW; this is encoded by the coding sequence ATGGCAAGTGATATTGGGAAATCTGCTACTGCTACTATGCCTGCTGGGACGGAGaacctttcttcttcaggaacTGGTGATGGGGATGCAAGTGATTTTGAATGCAACATTTGCTTTGATATAGCTCAGGATCCCATCGTCACCCTTTGCGGTCACTTGTACTGTTGGCCTTGTCTCTTTAGATGGTTGCGCCACCACTCGCActcacatgagtgccctgtttgtAAGGCCCTGATACAGGAGGAGAAGTTAGTTCCTCTGTACGGGCGAGGAAGGACTGCGACCGATCCTAGGTCAAAACCTGTCCCTGGTGTAGAAATTCCTGATCGACCTGCAGGACAGAGACCCCAGACAGctcctcctcctcatcctcatcccgaTTCAGCTAACTTTCTGAATTTTGGTTTGGGACTTGCTGGAGGATTTCTACCGGTGATGACTGCAGGGTTTGGTAGCTTTGCCATGTTGGCTGGTTTTGGTGGGATTTTGCCGTCGATGTTCAGCTTTCAGATTCACGGATTTCCAACCGCACCTGTATATGGCACGGGTTCAGGATATCCACATACTTATCCTGGCGGTTATTATCATGGTGCTAATGTTCCCAGAGCTCCAATGACTCCTCAAGGTTCACAGGCTGAAGATAACAAGCTACTGATCCTTCTCCTTATAATTCTCAGTCTGGTTGTTCTTTCCTTGATATGGTGA